In Mesorhizobium sp., one DNA window encodes the following:
- a CDS encoding LuxR C-terminal-related transcriptional regulator, producing the protein MTIAILDGAMRRPRDANPETLGGWSTSGLDQMTGPLTRSALSRSMSDLCAGVGAEQFCLADLSRSHAEEPPKVLSANWSFDAIEIIGTAAIELLYQSPFAIPLGGVPLAFETADPDRTPRVVDETAALRLLEFGHAEIYLLKLRSGLRRSVCMFSASVAGRIRRNMLAKAHVAANYLMSHYCRDTADATSGPLSERERECLFWVSEGKTTEEIALILGVSANTVNKYIVSSIQKLSAGNRTMAVAIAMRCGVI; encoded by the coding sequence ATGACGATAGCAATTCTCGACGGCGCGATGCGCCGTCCTCGCGACGCGAATCCGGAAACGCTGGGCGGCTGGTCGACATCAGGTCTCGACCAGATGACCGGGCCGCTCACCCGCAGTGCCCTTTCGCGCTCGATGAGCGACCTGTGCGCCGGCGTCGGCGCCGAGCAGTTCTGCTTGGCCGACCTCTCGCGCAGCCACGCCGAAGAGCCGCCCAAGGTCCTGTCGGCAAACTGGTCCTTCGATGCGATCGAGATCATCGGCACCGCCGCCATCGAACTCTTGTACCAAAGTCCGTTCGCGATTCCGCTCGGCGGAGTCCCGCTCGCCTTCGAGACCGCCGACCCCGACCGCACGCCGCGGGTCGTCGACGAGACCGCCGCGTTGCGCCTGCTCGAGTTCGGCCACGCAGAAATCTACCTGCTCAAGCTCCGCTCGGGTCTGCGCCGCAGCGTCTGCATGTTCTCCGCATCGGTTGCAGGCAGGATAAGGCGCAACATGCTGGCCAAGGCGCACGTCGCCGCAAACTACCTGATGTCGCACTACTGCCGGGACACCGCGGATGCCACGAGCGGTCCGCTTTCCGAGCGCGAGCGCGAATGCCTGTTCTGGGTGTCGGAAGGCAAGACCACCGAGGAAATCGCGCTGATCCTCGGCGTGTCGGCGAACACGGTCAACAAATACATCGTCAGCTCCATCCAGAAGCTCTCCGCGGGCAACCGGACGATGGCCGTGGCGATCGCGATGCGCTGCGGGGTCATCTGA
- a CDS encoding aspartate aminotransferase family protein gives MTATDPRPSHLFYVTRLRRPLVDRAEGIYLWTQDGRRFIDGSSGPVAVNLGYSNRHVLDAMKAQMEKTTFAYRLHFENEPAEDLARDIAGRMPNGLDRIFFVSGGSEAVEACIKLARQWAVATGQPRRWKVIGRLPSYHGGTLGALTVTHDAMLTGHFEEQMKAMPSVPAPTTYRDRDNLTLEQRGVKYAELLEEKILAEGPESVVAFIMEPIGGAATNALVAPDSYYPRIREICDRYGILLIHDEVMSGVARTGRFLGGDHWNCTPDIVSLSKGIGSGYMPLGAMCAPMRIVKPVLDMGGFAHGHTYAGNPLACAAGLAVLREVDRLKLADNAAARGDDLIAGLQSLADRFPFIGDVRGKGLMTAIEFVADKATMKNLPPEVNIGQRVLDLAYERGLIVYFRRVKGGVQGDCVMIAPPLIVTREQIGEIVSILGDAIAQAAREFGLPVNP, from the coding sequence ATGACCGCAACTGATCCCCGCCCTTCCCACCTCTTCTACGTCACGCGCCTGCGCCGCCCGCTGGTCGACCGGGCGGAAGGCATCTACCTGTGGACGCAGGACGGCCGCCGCTTCATCGACGGCTCGTCGGGGCCCGTCGCGGTCAACCTCGGCTATTCCAACCGCCACGTCCTCGACGCCATGAAGGCGCAGATGGAGAAGACCACCTTCGCCTATCGCCTCCATTTCGAGAACGAGCCGGCCGAGGACCTCGCGCGCGACATCGCCGGCCGCATGCCGAACGGGCTCGACCGCATCTTCTTCGTCTCGGGCGGCTCCGAGGCGGTCGAAGCCTGCATCAAGCTCGCCCGCCAATGGGCGGTGGCGACCGGCCAGCCCCGGCGCTGGAAGGTGATCGGCCGCTTGCCTTCCTACCACGGCGGCACGCTGGGCGCCCTGACGGTCACCCATGACGCGATGCTGACCGGCCATTTCGAGGAACAGATGAAGGCCATGCCCTCTGTTCCCGCACCCACCACCTATCGCGACCGCGACAATCTCACGCTCGAACAGCGCGGCGTAAAATATGCCGAGCTGCTGGAGGAGAAGATCCTGGCCGAAGGGCCGGAGAGCGTCGTCGCCTTCATCATGGAGCCGATCGGCGGTGCCGCCACCAACGCGTTGGTCGCCCCCGACAGCTACTATCCGCGCATCCGCGAGATCTGCGACCGTTACGGCATCCTCCTGATCCACGACGAGGTGATGAGCGGCGTCGCGCGCACCGGGCGCTTCCTTGGCGGCGACCACTGGAACTGCACGCCCGACATCGTCTCGCTGTCGAAGGGCATCGGCTCGGGCTATATGCCGCTCGGCGCCATGTGCGCGCCGATGCGCATCGTCAAACCGGTGCTCGACATGGGCGGCTTCGCGCATGGCCACACCTATGCCGGCAATCCGCTTGCCTGCGCGGCGGGGCTGGCGGTGCTGCGGGAGGTGGACCGGTTGAAGCTCGCCGACAATGCCGCTGCGCGCGGCGACGACCTGATCGCCGGCCTGCAGTCGCTCGCCGACCGCTTTCCCTTCATCGGCGACGTGCGCGGCAAGGGCCTGATGACGGCGATCGAGTTCGTCGCCGACAAGGCGACGATGAAGAACCTACCGCCCGAGGTGAACATCGGCCAGCGCGTGCTCGACCTCGCCTACGAGCGCGGCCTCATCGTCTACTTCCGCCGCGTCAAGGGCGGCGTTCAGGGCGACTGCGTCATGATCGCTCCGCCGCTGATCGTCACCCGCGAACAGATCGGCGAGATCGTGTCGATCCTGGGCGATGCGATCGCGCAGGCCGCGCGCGAGTTCGGCCTGCCGGTGAACCCCTAA
- a CDS encoding thioesterase family protein, with protein sequence MAERPVPSERSAYRAFRTITTRWMDNDIYGHMNNVVHYSLFDTAVNGWLIEQEVLDIHGGDQIGLVVETGCRYFGELAFPDIVTAGIRVAKLGSSSVRYEVGLFRNEEDVAAAEGFFIHVYVDRQTRRPKPLNAALRAALETIVAA encoded by the coding sequence ATGGCGGAGCGCCCCGTTCCCTCAGAGCGCAGCGCGTATCGCGCCTTCCGGACGATCACCACCCGCTGGATGGACAACGACATCTACGGCCACATGAACAACGTGGTCCATTATTCGCTGTTCGACACCGCCGTGAACGGCTGGCTGATCGAGCAGGAGGTGCTCGACATCCACGGCGGCGACCAGATCGGGCTCGTTGTCGAGACCGGCTGCCGTTATTTCGGCGAGCTTGCCTTTCCCGACATCGTGACGGCCGGGATCCGCGTGGCGAAGCTTGGCTCCTCATCGGTGCGATACGAGGTGGGCCTGTTCCGCAACGAAGAGGATGTCGCGGCTGCGGAAGGGTTCTTCATCCACGTCTATGTCGACCGGCAGACGCGGCGGCCGAAGCCGCTGAACGCGGCGCTGCGGGCGGCGCTTGAGACGATCGTCGCGGCCTAG
- a CDS encoding GNAT family N-acetyltransferase, producing MTLLIRDATPADAEAIHRAILAMGSLLGTAHKIESTPEILAREGLAPGRAFEGLVAELDGQFAGMCLYLPVFSTWLGKPGVYVQDLYVDERFRGMKIGEALIRRVARIGRARGATHLRLAVDLDNTRAQAFYERLGVAHYAEDRIHAAYGEAFDRLSEGDER from the coding sequence ATGACCCTCCTCATCCGCGACGCCACACCCGCCGACGCCGAGGCCATCCACCGCGCGATCCTCGCCATGGGCAGTCTGCTCGGCACCGCCCACAAGATCGAGAGCACGCCCGAAATCCTCGCCCGCGAAGGCCTCGCGCCCGGCCGCGCCTTCGAGGGGCTGGTGGCCGAGCTCGACGGCCAGTTCGCCGGCATGTGCCTCTATCTGCCCGTCTTCTCGACCTGGCTGGGAAAGCCCGGCGTCTACGTGCAGGACCTCTATGTCGACGAGCGCTTCCGCGGCATGAAGATCGGCGAGGCGCTGATCCGGCGCGTCGCCCGCATCGGCCGCGCGCGCGGCGCGACGCACCTGCGTCTCGCTGTCGATCTGGACAACACGCGCGCACAGGCCTTCTACGAGCGCCTCGGCGTGGCGCATTATGCCGAAGACCGCATCCACGCCGCCTATGGCGAGGCGTTCGACAGACTGAGCGAAGGGGACGAGCGATGA
- a CDS encoding iron-containing alcohol dehydrogenase, which produces MTPFVFNTTPSIVFEAGSSRRFGEIAGRRLGPRALVVTDPGLRRLGLADPVIASLEQAGVAVTVFDEVEADPSRATLMRAVDAGRAAGVTGVAGFGGGSSLDVAKLAALLLGSGEDLDGAWGVAQAKGPRLPLALVPTTAGTGSEVTPVSIITVGEEEKRGVSSPVILPDVAVLDAELTLGLPAAITAATGVDAMVHAIEAYASKNANNNPLSKMLAKQALRLLGANIETAVFNGRDVEARGAMLLGSMLAGQAFANSPVAAVHALAYPIGGTFHVPHGLSNALVLPHVLRYNAPDAAHLYAEIAADAFPHLAKEEGAQGRCAAFIEELAALSKKLGMQTKLREVGIGEEHLAKMASDAMKQQRLLVNNPREVGEADALTIYKAAW; this is translated from the coding sequence ATGACCCCGTTCGTCTTCAACACGACGCCGTCGATCGTCTTCGAGGCCGGGTCATCCCGACGCTTCGGCGAGATCGCGGGCCGGAGGCTCGGACCGAGAGCACTGGTGGTGACCGATCCCGGCCTGCGCCGGCTCGGCCTCGCCGACCCGGTGATCGCCTCGCTCGAACAGGCTGGCGTCGCCGTCACCGTGTTCGACGAAGTGGAGGCCGATCCGTCGCGCGCGACGCTGATGAGAGCGGTCGATGCGGGAAGGGCCGCCGGTGTGACGGGTGTTGCCGGCTTCGGCGGCGGCTCGTCGCTCGACGTGGCGAAGCTCGCCGCCCTGCTGCTCGGCTCTGGCGAAGACCTCGACGGGGCCTGGGGCGTGGCGCAGGCCAAGGGGCCGCGCCTGCCGCTTGCGCTGGTTCCGACCACGGCGGGAACCGGATCGGAGGTCACGCCGGTGTCGATCATCACCGTCGGCGAGGAGGAAAAGCGCGGGGTGTCGTCGCCAGTGATCCTGCCGGACGTGGCTGTGCTCGACGCCGAACTGACGCTCGGCCTGCCGGCGGCGATCACCGCCGCGACCGGTGTCGACGCGATGGTGCACGCGATCGAGGCCTATGCATCGAAGAACGCCAACAACAACCCGCTGTCGAAGATGCTGGCGAAGCAGGCGCTGCGGCTGCTCGGCGCCAATATCGAAACCGCGGTGTTCAACGGGAGGGACGTCGAGGCACGCGGCGCGATGCTGCTCGGCTCGATGCTGGCAGGCCAGGCCTTCGCCAATTCGCCGGTCGCGGCAGTGCATGCGCTGGCCTATCCGATCGGCGGCACGTTCCACGTGCCGCACGGGCTGTCCAACGCGCTCGTCCTGCCGCATGTGCTGCGCTACAACGCGCCGGATGCGGCGCATCTCTACGCCGAGATCGCGGCGGATGCTTTCCCCCATCTGGCGAAGGAGGAAGGCGCGCAGGGCCGGTGCGCGGCCTTCATCGAGGAACTCGCCGCCCTGTCCAAGAAGCTCGGCATGCAGACGAAACTGCGCGAGGTCGGCATCGGCGAGGAGCATCTCGCCAAGATGGCCTCCGACGCGATGAAGCAGCAGCGGCTGCTGGTCAACAATCCGCGCGAGGTTGGCGAGGCCGATGCGCTGACGATCTACAAGGCGGCCTGGTGA
- the sugE gene encoding quaternary ammonium compound efflux SMR transporter SugE produces the protein MPWIYLFFAGLFEIGWAIGLKYTDGFTRPLPTVLTLASMAISLGLLGLALKSLPVGTAYAVWTGIGTIGTAILGIALFSEPATFARLACIGLIAAGIIGLKTVA, from the coding sequence ATGCCCTGGATCTACCTTTTCTTCGCCGGCCTGTTCGAAATCGGCTGGGCGATCGGCCTCAAATACACCGACGGCTTCACGCGGCCCCTGCCCACGGTCCTCACGCTTGCCTCGATGGCGATCAGCCTCGGTCTTCTCGGCCTCGCCCTGAAATCGCTGCCCGTCGGCACTGCCTATGCGGTCTGGACCGGTATCGGCACGATCGGCACGGCGATCCTTGGTATCGCGCTCTTTTCGGAGCCGGCGACCTTCGCCCGCCTCGCCTGCATCGGTCTGATCGCGGCCGGAATTATCGGCTTGAAAACCGTCGCCTGA
- a CDS encoding N,N-dimethylformamidase beta subunit family domain-containing protein has product MRARSGTFPDFGLTEEQRREAVLGHYYEWPGMDGGRGEIWAYTSRYAYFPGEEVDLRVSSTAPTFRLHIVRDGGEERHVLTRDNIPARWQDTPDQCSVEGCGWETTFAFRIPREWPSGAYRVTLTAEGRDGSPITSHHLFIVKPRPGKRPGRILHVAATGTWHAYNTWGGSNHYQGITGPNRDQFATTVSNQRPWCRGFVVLPPEAPRVPLDFATPIATVPRYPHMEWAYATGHSKKYASAGWASYDSHFFRWAERAGYEVDLIGQHELHYEPEIIAGYDCAAFVGHDEYWTWEMRDTVDAWVARGGGAARFAGNFMWQTRFEDEGRKQVCYKYKARTDDPAYLPGGDVSRATNSWEAPEIGRPGVTTFGLNAAKGVYTGWGGCAPRGVRGFPIYRPEHWAFKGTGIYYGDLLGAEGGVYGYEVDGLDHEIRNGLPWPTPESGAPDGLSILAVGLASQVEESADLPASARFLADEDGRFIAETLYGSPSDENLDKVKRSNGMIVNFPKGDGEVFHAGSCEWVAGLLRKDVMVEKVTANVLDRYLRGEA; this is encoded by the coding sequence ATGCGCGCGCGGAGCGGCACTTTTCCGGATTTCGGCCTGACAGAGGAGCAGCGGCGCGAGGCTGTGCTTGGCCACTACTACGAATGGCCCGGCATGGACGGCGGGCGTGGCGAGATCTGGGCCTACACGTCGCGCTACGCCTATTTCCCCGGCGAGGAGGTGGACCTGCGCGTCAGTTCCACCGCGCCGACGTTTCGCCTCCACATCGTCCGTGACGGCGGCGAGGAACGGCATGTCCTGACACGGGACAACATCCCCGCGCGCTGGCAGGACACGCCCGACCAGTGCTCGGTGGAAGGCTGCGGCTGGGAAACGACCTTCGCCTTCCGCATACCTCGGGAATGGCCGTCCGGCGCCTACCGCGTCACCCTGACGGCCGAGGGCCGAGACGGGTCGCCGATCACCTCGCACCACCTCTTCATCGTCAAGCCGAGGCCGGGCAAGCGGCCGGGCCGGATCCTGCACGTCGCCGCCACCGGCACCTGGCACGCCTACAACACCTGGGGCGGCTCAAACCACTACCAGGGCATCACCGGTCCGAACCGGGACCAGTTCGCCACCACCGTTTCGAACCAGCGTCCCTGGTGCCGCGGCTTCGTCGTGCTGCCGCCGGAGGCGCCGCGCGTGCCGCTCGATTTCGCCACCCCAATCGCCACCGTGCCGCGCTACCCGCACATGGAATGGGCCTACGCCACCGGCCATTCGAAGAAATACGCCTCGGCCGGCTGGGCCAGCTACGACAGCCATTTCTTCCGCTGGGCCGAGCGCGCCGGCTACGAGGTCGACCTGATCGGCCAGCACGAACTGCACTACGAGCCCGAGATCATCGCCGGCTACGACTGCGCCGCCTTCGTCGGCCACGACGAATACTGGACCTGGGAAATGCGCGACACCGTCGACGCCTGGGTCGCCCGCGGTGGCGGGGCGGCCCGCTTCGCCGGCAACTTCATGTGGCAGACCCGGTTCGAGGACGAGGGCCGCAAGCAGGTCTGCTACAAATACAAGGCGCGCACGGACGATCCCGCCTACCTCCCCGGCGGCGACGTCTCCCGCGCAACGAACTCCTGGGAAGCTCCCGAGATCGGCCGGCCGGGCGTCACCACCTTCGGCCTCAACGCCGCCAAGGGCGTCTACACCGGTTGGGGCGGCTGCGCTCCGCGTGGGGTCCGCGGCTTCCCGATCTACCGGCCGGAGCATTGGGCGTTCAAGGGCACCGGCATCTATTACGGCGACCTCCTTGGAGCCGAGGGCGGCGTCTACGGCTACGAGGTCGACGGGCTCGACCACGAGATCCGCAACGGCCTGCCCTGGCCGACGCCGGAGAGCGGCGCGCCGGACGGGCTCTCGATCCTCGCCGTCGGCCTGGCCAGCCAGGTCGAGGAGAGTGCGGATCTTCCCGCCAGCGCCCGCTTCCTCGCCGACGAGGACGGTCGCTTCATCGCCGAGACGCTCTACGGTTCGCCCAGCGACGAAAACCTCGACAAGGTCAAACGATCCAACGGCATGATCGTCAACTTTCCCAAGGGCGACGGCGAAGTCTTCCACGCCGGCTCCTGCGAATGGGTCGCCGGCCTGCTGCGCAAGGACGTGATGGTCGAGAAGGTGACGGCGAATGTGCTGGACAGGTATTTGAGGGGTGAGGCGTGA
- a CDS encoding response regulator transcription factor: MTFEPVDLAQQAIGIDEPRPLSEISRLARLAAAGVIPEAIRRCRRLAPAIGATSFALLFAGGGVGKARLLPCFDEAFPGRSPVTAGLVAEGADVLARHAMESSLPAFWTAAETAAAPVHSFFVRVPEILPERRGIALPVSADPVYTGTFVFTGPELRFAREAIYDLHSNCFEMFLAIAQLKSTTASSASSISKRELECLRLTAAGRTSEDIARILGLSIHTANQYLTTAASKLDAVNRTHAVAKAIRLGLIE, encoded by the coding sequence ATGACGTTCGAGCCGGTCGATCTGGCGCAGCAGGCGATCGGCATCGACGAGCCGCGTCCGCTGTCCGAGATCTCGCGGCTTGCGAGACTGGCCGCGGCCGGCGTCATACCCGAAGCGATCCGCAGGTGCCGCCGGCTGGCCCCTGCGATCGGGGCCACGAGCTTCGCGCTGCTCTTCGCCGGAGGCGGTGTCGGCAAGGCTAGGCTGCTGCCCTGTTTCGACGAGGCTTTTCCGGGCCGATCTCCTGTTACGGCCGGCCTCGTCGCCGAGGGTGCCGACGTTCTCGCCCGGCATGCGATGGAATCGAGCCTGCCGGCCTTCTGGACGGCAGCGGAGACAGCTGCGGCTCCCGTCCATTCCTTCTTCGTCAGGGTCCCCGAAATCCTGCCCGAACGGCGCGGAATTGCGTTGCCGGTGTCCGCCGACCCCGTCTACACCGGCACGTTCGTCTTTACTGGACCGGAACTGCGGTTTGCGCGGGAAGCAATCTACGATCTCCACAGCAATTGCTTCGAGATGTTCCTCGCCATCGCTCAGCTCAAGTCGACCACGGCGTCCAGCGCCTCGTCGATCTCGAAGCGCGAGCTCGAATGCCTCAGACTGACGGCCGCCGGCCGCACCAGCGAGGATATCGCGCGCATCCTCGGTCTGTCGATCCACACCGCCAACCAGTACCTGACCACGGCCGCGTCGAAACTCGACGCGGTCAACCGAACCCATGCGGTGGCCAAGGCGATCCGGCTCGGTCTCATCGAATAG
- a CDS encoding histone deacetylase family protein, producing the protein MKAFYAAEQKKHDPKAFLSSGAPQPNPEQPERVERLLAGAKAAGCEIVRPRDHGLGPIAAVHTPEYLDFLANIYPRWRRIEGASEEVIPNIHPIARDGAYPASAVGQAGYHMADTACPISAETWESVQWSAWSAVEAADSVIAGASAAYALCRPPGHHAFTDVAGGFCFVNNSAVAAQHLRKTASRVAILDVDLHHGNGTQGIFYNRPDVLTVSLHADPVRFYPFFWGHGDERGEGPGLGYNLNLPLPRKTADAGFLDALDVGIKRIRAFAPDALVVALGLDAFEGDPFGGLSVSTPGFARIAERIAALKLPTVIVQEGGYLCDGLGDNLTSFLTGFGSR; encoded by the coding sequence ATGAAGGCCTTCTACGCGGCCGAGCAGAAGAAGCACGATCCGAAGGCGTTTCTCTCCTCCGGCGCGCCGCAGCCCAACCCCGAACAGCCCGAGCGTGTCGAGCGCCTGCTTGCCGGCGCCAAAGCCGCCGGCTGCGAGATCGTCCGTCCGCGCGACCATGGCCTCGGCCCGATCGCCGCCGTCCACACGCCGGAATATCTCGACTTCCTCGCCAACATCTATCCGCGCTGGCGCCGCATCGAAGGCGCGTCGGAAGAGGTGATCCCCAACATCCACCCGATCGCGCGCGACGGCGCCTACCCGGCCTCCGCCGTCGGCCAGGCCGGCTATCACATGGCCGACACCGCCTGCCCCATCTCGGCGGAGACCTGGGAAAGCGTGCAGTGGAGCGCCTGGAGCGCGGTCGAGGCGGCGGACTCGGTGATCGCTGGCGCATCTGCCGCCTATGCACTCTGCCGTCCGCCCGGCCATCACGCCTTCACTGACGTCGCCGGCGGCTTCTGCTTCGTCAACAATTCGGCCGTCGCCGCGCAGCACCTGCGCAAGACCGCGTCCCGCGTGGCGATCCTCGACGTGGACCTGCACCACGGCAACGGCACCCAAGGCATCTTCTACAACCGCCCCGACGTGCTGACCGTCTCGCTTCACGCCGACCCGGTGCGCTTCTACCCGTTCTTCTGGGGACATGGCGACGAGCGCGGCGAAGGCCCGGGCCTCGGCTACAACCTGAACCTGCCGCTCCCCCGCAAGACCGCCGACGCCGGCTTTCTCGACGCGCTCGATGTCGGCATCAAGCGCATCCGCGCCTTCGCGCCGGATGCGCTGGTTGTGGCGCTCGGGCTGGACGCCTTCGAAGGCGATCCCTTCGGCGGCCTGTCGGTCTCGACACCCGGCTTCGCCCGCATCGCGGAGAGGATTGCGGCGCTGAAGCTGCCCACCGTCATCGTCCAGGAAGGCGGCTATCTCTGCGACGGACTCGGCGACAACCTGACGTCGTTCCTGACGGGGTTCGGCTCGCGCTAG
- a CDS encoding malonyl-CoA synthase: MANPLYDALVLPHRGGEKTFLDLGGEGRLSFGDFADLVARIASVLVASGVAPGDRVAVQAPKTPETLAVYLACQQVGAVFLPLNTAYTPAEIEYFLTDASPRLFVCDEAAKDGYAALAQKLGVGLLTIAADRGGSLPGAAAKAKPMADVVERGPDDLAAILYTSGTTGRSKGAMLSHDNLLSNTLALTDIWRFTGDDVLVHALPIYHTHGLFVACNIMLKVGGTMIFHAAFNPDAVLDAIPRATTLMGVPTFYTRLLASPRLTKEHVAKMRLFISGSAPLLAETHVEFEERTGHRILERYGMTETSMTASNPYDGERRAGAVGFPLPGVEVRVASPEGKVLPQGEIGILEVRGPNVFKGYWNLPEKTAAEFRPGGWFITGDMSMIDADGYVHIVGRQKDLIIAGGLNIYPKEIEEVIDAVPGVVETAVVGVPHPDMGEAAVAVIAAKPGLDLEAVKATVGEKLARFKHPRRYEIVAELPRNTMGKVQKAQLRETFKDSFSG, from the coding sequence ATGGCCAACCCGCTCTATGACGCACTGGTCCTGCCGCACCGCGGCGGCGAAAAGACCTTTCTCGATCTCGGCGGCGAGGGACGTCTCTCCTTCGGCGATTTCGCCGATCTCGTCGCGCGGATCGCGTCGGTGCTGGTCGCCAGCGGAGTCGCGCCCGGCGACCGTGTCGCGGTCCAGGCACCCAAGACGCCGGAGACGCTGGCCGTCTATCTGGCCTGCCAGCAGGTCGGGGCCGTGTTCCTGCCGCTCAACACCGCCTACACGCCGGCCGAGATCGAATACTTCCTGACCGACGCCTCCCCGCGCCTCTTCGTCTGCGACGAGGCCGCCAAGGACGGCTATGCGGCGCTGGCGCAGAAGCTCGGCGTCGGGCTGCTGACCATCGCGGCCGACCGAGGCGGCAGCCTGCCGGGGGCGGCGGCGAAGGCGAAGCCGATGGCCGACGTGGTCGAGCGCGGGCCGGACGACCTCGCCGCGATCCTCTACACCTCGGGCACCACCGGCCGCTCCAAGGGCGCGATGCTGAGCCACGACAACCTTCTATCGAACACGCTGGCGCTCACCGACATCTGGCGTTTCACCGGCGACGACGTGCTGGTGCATGCGCTGCCGATCTACCATACGCACGGCCTGTTCGTGGCCTGCAACATCATGCTGAAGGTCGGCGGCACGATGATTTTCCATGCCGCCTTCAACCCGGACGCCGTGCTGGACGCGATCCCGCGCGCGACCACGCTGATGGGCGTGCCGACCTTTTACACGCGGCTGCTCGCTTCGCCGCGGCTAACGAAGGAACACGTCGCCAAGATGCGGCTGTTCATCTCCGGCAGCGCTCCGCTGCTGGCCGAGACGCATGTCGAGTTCGAGGAGCGCACCGGCCACCGCATCCTCGAGCGCTACGGCATGACCGAGACGTCGATGACGGCATCCAACCCCTACGACGGCGAGCGCCGCGCCGGTGCCGTCGGCTTCCCCCTGCCGGGCGTCGAGGTGCGGGTTGCGAGCCCGGAGGGCAAGGTCCTGCCGCAGGGCGAGATCGGCATCCTGGAAGTCAGGGGACCGAACGTCTTCAAGGGCTACTGGAACCTGCCCGAGAAGACGGCCGCCGAATTCCGGCCCGGCGGCTGGTTCATCACCGGCGACATGTCGATGATCGACGCCGACGGTTACGTCCACATCGTCGGCCGCCAGAAGGACCTGATCATCGCGGGCGGGCTCAACATCTACCCGAAGGAGATCGAGGAAGTGATCGACGCGGTGCCCGGCGTCGTCGAGACCGCCGTCGTCGGTGTGCCGCACCCCGACATGGGCGAGGCGGCGGTGGCGGTCATCGCGGCGAAGCCCGGCCTCGACCTGGAAGCGGTGAAAGCCACCGTCGGCGAGAAGCTTGCCCGCTTCAAGCATCCCCGCCGCTACGAGATTGTCGCGGAACTGCCCCGCAACACCATGGGCAAGGTGCAGAAGGCGCAGCTGCGGGAGACGTTCAAGGATTCGTTTTCGGGCTGA